From a single Polyangiaceae bacterium genomic region:
- a CDS encoding B12-binding domain-containing radical SAM protein: protein MKIQLVNAPMLLNPGALTALRPAPPLGLAYVAAALRKAGHDVSVIDAIGEAPDQTVRQGPLARLGLGNEQIVARISADTKAIGIGNMWSFGWPTVRGLVQAIKRARPDLPIVGGGEHFSAAPEHSMREAPIDFVVVGEGEETAVRLFGALAAGESPRDIPGICYRDAEANCVRNPRAPRTKAIDDIPWPAWDLFDLEAYDERHYVTGNRYGKTVPVLATRGCPYQCTFCSSPQMWTTRWVPRNPVDVVDEIESYVQRYGANHFPFQDLTSIIKRDWIIAFCKELLRRKLDVRWQLAAGTRCEVIDDEVVSHLYRAGCKALYFAPESGSERTRNLIKKRLKTEALMRASECAIRGGLNLGLFLVIGFPKDTVEDLEQTVTLAKTMGALGLSDVSCAYFFPIPSTELASYLMSTGRIRFDDDFLMTPIFVHDKLMREKHNYCENVSARTLTLYKYKIVGSFYGALWRHHPERLLASASNGLTGVENSKLDVFLNESRRRVARRLLPWRTVAS, encoded by the coding sequence GTGAAGATCCAGCTCGTCAACGCTCCCATGCTGCTGAACCCCGGGGCGCTCACGGCGCTCCGGCCGGCTCCGCCGCTGGGGCTCGCCTACGTCGCCGCGGCGCTGCGCAAGGCGGGGCACGACGTGAGCGTGATCGACGCCATCGGCGAGGCGCCGGATCAGACCGTTCGGCAGGGGCCGCTGGCGCGGCTGGGCCTCGGTAACGAGCAGATCGTCGCGCGCATCTCGGCGGACACCAAGGCCATCGGCATTGGCAACATGTGGAGCTTCGGCTGGCCCACGGTGCGAGGCTTGGTGCAGGCCATCAAGCGCGCGCGGCCGGACCTGCCCATCGTCGGCGGCGGCGAGCACTTCAGCGCCGCGCCGGAGCACTCCATGCGCGAGGCGCCCATCGACTTCGTGGTGGTGGGCGAAGGCGAAGAGACGGCCGTGCGGCTGTTTGGCGCGCTGGCAGCCGGCGAGAGCCCGCGAGACATCCCCGGCATCTGCTATCGCGACGCCGAGGCCAATTGCGTGCGGAACCCGCGCGCGCCGCGGACCAAGGCCATCGACGACATTCCCTGGCCCGCTTGGGACCTGTTCGACCTCGAAGCCTACGACGAGCGCCACTACGTCACGGGCAACCGCTACGGAAAGACGGTGCCGGTGCTCGCGACCCGCGGTTGTCCGTATCAGTGCACGTTCTGCTCCAGCCCGCAGATGTGGACCACGCGCTGGGTTCCGCGAAACCCGGTGGACGTAGTGGACGAGATCGAGAGCTACGTGCAGCGCTATGGCGCCAACCACTTTCCGTTTCAGGATCTCACGTCGATCATCAAGCGCGACTGGATCATCGCCTTCTGCAAGGAGCTCCTGCGCCGCAAGCTCGACGTGCGCTGGCAGCTGGCGGCGGGCACGCGCTGCGAGGTGATCGACGACGAGGTCGTGTCTCACTTGTACCGCGCCGGGTGCAAGGCGCTGTACTTCGCGCCCGAGAGCGGCAGCGAGCGCACCCGTAACCTGATCAAGAAGCGCCTCAAGACGGAAGCGTTGATGCGCGCCTCGGAGTGCGCCATCCGCGGCGGTTTGAACCTGGGCTTGTTCCTCGTCATCGGCTTCCCGAAGGACACGGTGGAAGATCTGGAACAGACCGTGACGCTGGCCAAGACCATGGGGGCCCTCGGCCTGTCGGACGTGTCGTGTGCCTACTTCTTCCCGATCCCATCCACGGAGCTCGCGAGCTACCTGATGAGCACGGGGCGCATTCGTTTCGACGACGACTTCTTGATGACGCCCATCTTCGTGCACGACAAGCTCATGCGCGAGAAGCACAACTATTGCGAGAACGTGTCGGCTCGCACCCTCACGCTGTACAAGTACAAGATCGTCGGGTCGTTCTACGGTGCCCTCTGGCGCCACCATCCCGAGCGGCTGTTGGCCTCCGCCAGCAACGGGCTCACCGGCGTGGAAAACTCCAAGCTCGACGTGTTCCTGAACGAGTCCCGCCGCCGCGTGGCGCGGCGTCTCTTGCCCTGGCGCACGGTCGCGAGCTAA